The nucleotide window TGATCAAGCTTATAGAATGTCTCCAAAAGATACATTGTATCTATACTACGCAGCATCTACTGCTGTATCCGCCCAAGACTATGACACTTCATTAAAAATGTATGAAGAGTTGAGAGATTTGGGATACTCTGGTGCTGGTGTAAACTATGTTGCTACTAATAAGGAGACTGGAGAAGTAGAATCTTTCGATAATAAAAACATGAGAGATATTTCTGTTAAGGCAGGGACACACATTGCTCCTTCACAGAAGAAAACTGAATCTAAGTCGGCAGAAATTATTAAGAACATAGCTCTAATTTATGTATCTCAAGATAAAAATGAGAAAGCGATAGAAGCTATGAAAGCGGCAAGAGCCGAGAATCCTGATGATTTGAGTCTTATTCTTACAGAAGCAAATGTTCAACTTAAAATGGGTAATAGGGAAGCATTCAAAAAATTAATGGAAGAAGCCACTACTAAAGACCCTAAGAACCCTGAACTTCAATATAATTTAGGAGTTATTGCTGCTGAATCTGGAGATGCTGTTGCTGCAGAAAAATATTATAATAAAGCAATCGCTTTAGACCCCGGGTATGCCGATGCTTATAATAATTTGGCGGTTCTTACTTTAGGGAAAGAAGAATCCATCATCGAAGAAATGAATGGACTTGGTAATTCTGCCGCTGACAATAAGCGTTACGATGAATTAAAGAAAGAAAGAGAAGATCTTTATAGAAATGCAATACCTTATCTTGAAAAAACTTTAGAATTGAAGCCTGACAACATCAGTGCTGCACGTACATTAATGAACATTTATAGTGCTCTTGGGGAAACAGATAAGTTTAAAGCAATGAAGTCTAAGGTTGAAGAAATGGAAAATCAATAATTTTAATTCTTCACTCAAATTATATAAGCTGTCAGAATTTTGGCAGCTTTTTTTATTTAGAAGATTTTTTTTATAACTCTTAATTTATGCGTGT belongs to Aegicerativicinus sediminis and includes:
- a CDS encoding tetratricopeptide repeat protein yields the protein MRKQAILALAMLVGSLTFAQKDELKSASKAIKQGNFADAKTAVNQAEPMIASADDKTQAEFYYLKGQAYYANGTASAADMSKAIESLNMVEKVEKESGKNKYTEDVKTIKGEMLTSFLTKANSALEAKDYSKSSVYFDQAYRMSPKDTLYLYYAASTAVSAQDYDTSLKMYEELRDLGYSGAGVNYVATNKETGEVESFDNKNMRDISVKAGTHIAPSQKKTESKSAEIIKNIALIYVSQDKNEKAIEAMKAARAENPDDLSLILTEANVQLKMGNREAFKKLMEEATTKDPKNPELQYNLGVIAAESGDAVAAEKYYNKAIALDPGYADAYNNLAVLTLGKEESIIEEMNGLGNSAADNKRYDELKKEREDLYRNAIPYLEKTLELKPDNISAARTLMNIYSALGETDKFKAMKSKVEEMENQ